A region from the Rosa rugosa chromosome 6, drRosRugo1.1, whole genome shotgun sequence genome encodes:
- the LOC133718907 gene encoding cytochrome P450 704C1-like encodes MGFLYFICTFIFSVLSLFLTFFSFLTLRIFTGKSIGDPNYAPVKGTVFHLLYHYKKFYDYQTRVARGTPTHRILTPDLSLIYTTDSRNIEHVVKTNFAHYSKGVFNKEIMCDIFGQGIFIVDGEKWKHQRKLASYEFSTRVLRDFSCSVFRRSAAKLVKIIFEFSDSNRVFDMQDLLMRCTLDSIFKVGFGAELNCLEGSSKEGIEFMKAVDESTALTYWRFVDPLWKLKRFLNIGSEAALKKYVKVIRDFVHQLIKSKRELLADQKPGDDKEDILSRFLLESEKNPEEMNDKYLSDIILNFMIAGKDTSANTLSWFFYMLSKNPLIQEKASQEVRNVVGLNHEANVDEFVASITDATLEQMHYLHATITETLRLYPAVPVDGRCAEIDDILPDGFRVKKGDGVNYMTYAMGRMPYIWGKDAEDFRPERWLKDGIFQPESPFKFVAFHAGPRICLGKDFAYRQMKILAMALLYFFRFKLADEAREVNYRTMFTLHIDGSLPMLAVRRTMDSCIQVNR; translated from the exons ATGGGGTTCCTCTACTTCATCTGCACCTTCATATTTTCAGTACTCTCTCTTTTCCTAACCTTCTTCTCTTTCCTCACACTCAGAATCTTCACAGGCAAATCCATCGGAGACCCAAACTATGCACCAGTGAAAGGCACAGTCTTTCACCTGCTCTACCACTACAAAAAATTCTATGACTACCAAACCCGAGTGGCCAGAGGAACCCCAACTCACCGGATACTGACTCCGGACTTGAGTTTAATATACACAACCGACTCAAGAAACATCGAACATGTTGTCAAAACCAACTTTGCACATTATTCAAAAGGCGTGTTCAATAAGGAAATCATGTGTGATATTTTTGGGCAAGGGATATTTATTGTTGATGGAGAAAAGTGGAAACACCAGAGGAAGCTTGCAAGCTATGAGTTCTCAACCAGGGTTCTTAGAGATTTCAGCTGTTCTGTGTTCAGAAGAAGTGCTGCAAAATTGGTGAAAATTATTTTTGAGTTTTCGGATTCAAATAGGGTTTTTGATATGCAG GACTTGCTTATGAGGTGTACCTTGGATTCTATATTCAAAGTTGGGTTTGGAGCAGAACTAAATTGCTTGGAAGGGTCAAGCAAAGAAGGGATAGAATTCATGAAGGCCGTTGATGAGTCGACTGCTCTAACCTATTGGCGCTTTGTTGATCCCCTCTGGAAATTGAAAAGATTTCTCAACATTGGTTCTGAGGCAGCCCTTAAAAAGTATGTCAAAGTCATACGTGATTTTGTGCACCAACTTATCAAGAGCAAGAGGGAATTGCTAGCTGACCAGAAACCTGGT GATGACAAGGAGGACATTCTCTCACGGTTTCTGTTGGAGAGTGAAAAGAATCCAGAGGAGATGAACGATAAATATCTAAGTGatataattttgaattttatgatTGCTGGGAAAGATACAAGTGCAAATACACTATCATGGTTCTTCTACATGCTCAGCAAAAACCCTCTAATACAGGAAAAAGCTTCACAAGAAGTTAGGAACGTTGTTGGTCTGAATCATGAAGCTAATGTCGACGAATTTGTGGCCAGTATAACTGATGCAACTCTTGAACAAATGCATTATCTCCATGCAACAATAACAGAGACCTTGAGGCTATACCCAGCAGTTCCTGTG GATGGGAGGTGTGCAGAGATAGATGACATTCTTCCTGATGGCTTTAGAGTCAAAAAAGGAGATGGAGTAAACTATATGACCTATGCCATGGGCAGGATGCCTTATATATGGGGAAAAGATGCGGAGGATTTCCGACCTGAAAGATGGCTCAAGGATGGAATTTTCCAGCCTGAATCGCCTTTCAAATTTGTCGCTTTTCAT GCTGGTCCTCGGATCTGTCTAGGGAAGGACTTTGCCTACCGGCAGATGAAGATATTAGCAATGGCTCTTCTTTACTTCTTCCGCTTCAAATTGGCCGATGAAGCAAGAGAAGTAAACTACAGGACCATGTTCACCCTTCACATTGATGGCAGTCTCCCCATGCTTGCAGTTCGAAGGACAATGGACTCATGTATACAAGTAAATCGATAG